The following is a genomic window from Caproiciproducens sp. CPB-2.
ACGGCGCGTTCCTCCGGCGTAAGCGGGCCGGGCTTATTCAGTATTTTTTCGTCGATACCGATTTTGCCCACGTCATGCAGAAGGGCAGCCACCTTAATGTCGTCGATATCGCCCGGATGATAGTGCATTTTCCGGGCGATCATTTCCGCATATTCCTCCACGCGGTGCGCGTGGCCTTCGGTATACTTGTCCTTTGCCTCCAGCGCGGCCGTCAGGGTTTTGACCATATTGTAATAGTTCGCCTTCGCGTCAAGATAAAGGACAAAGCTGTAGCGTGCAAGAAGCAGAGGCAGCATAATAAAAAGAACCAGATATACTCCGTTCTCCATTACAAGAATTTTGGCAATAAAATATGCAATGGGTGCGGACGCCGCTATGTTGGGCATAAATTCCCATAGATTTTTTAGAAGCGCTGGGAAAAATGCTCCCTGGCCATTCAACGTGAAAAGGAGCATCAGAATACTGCAGTTCAGCAGAATAAAAGAAAAAGAGGCTACCACCAAGGGCAGCAAAATTTGCGGCAGCGAGAAATCTCCGACTACACCCCCAACTTTTTGGTACAGCAAGCTGGCAATAAAAGCGGAAGTTGTGATATTCCCCGCATTGAACGCCGTTTTAATCGGCTCCCTATTAAAAATATGAGTGAATGTTCTTTCTCCCGTATTTGTGGGTATGACGATGAAAGGGGTGCTGATTGTAACCATCGCAGCGGAAAAAATCGGTCCATAACAAAAAATCGAGGCCAGATTACAGACAAATGACATATCGATGGAATAATCATCACGTATATAGATGGGGAGACAACGACAGATAATATATAAAAAAGTCAGAACTCCAAACTGTGCCAACGCCTGTTTGGAATCGGATTGAGCCAGAATCTGTCTGAAATATAAATAAACACAGTATGAGCCAAGAGAGAGACCAATTATTGAGACTATGTAAGCATAAATTTTTGAAGAGCGGCTCATATGTACCTCCTTCTTTATAAAAAAATCAGGTCTGCAAAGCTATGTATTAACAGTTATTGCCAAGAAAAGCTTGCACCAGCAGTTGCGATTACAGACAATACAGACAGTAATGCAAACAGAACTTTTTTCATTGAATATAGCCCTCCGTAAAACAATCTCTGTTCTCCGCTGAATAAACAGGCTATATCCGCTACGCTAATGGATCTGGCTGCAAACCTGATTTTTTCCAAATGAAATGCGCTAAATGCTGGAAATTCTGCGGTTCAGCGCGTCAAGAGTGGCTTTTACGACCGCATAACCGGCATCGTCGCCGACAAAGGAGCTGCCCAGATAGCGCTCTACGCTGTTTCTGAATTTGACCGCAATACAAACGGCAACCGCTTTCCCTTCGGTAAGGTCAAACAGCTTTACATCTATAGGGGAAAGCGACATATCCGGCTCTATAAAGTTAGTAACCGCATTCAAAGTCGCCTGGCAGATCATTTTATTGACGTCCACACTGTCATTTAAGGCGGAGGCTTCCCCGCTGAAGGTGGACTCTCCGTCGCAAAGGGAAACGGCAGCCGTAGAACGGTTCTTGCTCTTTGCAATGCTGATCTCTTCGAAGACGAGCCTGTCCTTTATTTTCTGGCTGTTTTCCGACGGAATCTGAGCGATACTGATCAGCTTATGGTCAATCGTCGTATTGAACTGTACCAGGATGGCGGACTGTATGTCACGCGCGATCTGTTTTGGCGAGCGGCTCATATCGGAAAGCACATGAATTTCAGTGATCGCGTCACCGGACTGGACAATACTGGATTTGATTACGCCCGGCAGCTTGTCTATCAGATCGGAATATTCTTTTGTGACTGTGCTTTGACTGTTCTCCATTTGAGAACCCTCCGTTTTTTAAACTGTCTGTGCAGAAATATCTGACCATCTGCGCCATGGGATTGAATGAAAGCGTTTTCTACATATTCATTCAAATTATATTAAATTGCATTCTGTTTATCAATGCCTTTTGGAAATATTTTGAAAATGATTTACTAAAATTTATAAAAAAACATCCCGCGGTAAAGCCCGCGGGATGTACGGCAATGGCTGCGGTTTCTTTCGGAACAGGAAAGGCCGCCACCGATCAGGTTTTTTTAACAAATTCCGTCCGGCACACGGGACAGGTGATGCTGATTTTTCCCTTCCCTTTCGGAACGCGCAGGATATTGGAGCAATGGGGACATTTATAGTACCGGTGGGTCTTTCTGTCCCTCATCCTGTACGCGGTGTTATGCATCCGGTTCCGCAGCCGGTAAAACGTGCGGCGAAAGCGTTCCTGAACGGGGCCCCACCATTTCAGAAAACGGGTGTTTTCCTGATACCGCCTGCTGATATTTTTTGAAAACATTCTGTAAAAGCAAAACACAAGGGGAACATAGGCCAACAGCAGCAAAACCGGCAGCCTGAAAAGCTGCGCGATCAGGGACAGCAGCACATAGAACACCGCCAGCGCAACGGAAAACTGGTCGGTGCCGTACCTTCCCATCATCATTCTTCTGAACCAATCCATCGGGCAATCCTCTTCCTTCATGGTACGTCCGGCAGGATTCCCAGCGTACCTCAATACTATGATTATAGCTCATGAGGATAAAAAATATCTAAATAAACCGTAAACTTTTTAAGCAAAGCGTACCTCCGGCATGGCGGCCAGCTCAGAAACCGTCGTGCTGTGCAGGTCAGCCAGGCGTCCGTCGGCCAGCCGGGCCCTTCCGTCCGCGCCGACAAACAGATCTGTTCCGCACAGGATGGTGTTTCCGATATACCGTTCATCCCGGTCCAGATCAAAAACGAACAGCGGCCCGCCCTTTTTCCCGCGTTTGGAACAGACGTATTTGTAAATCCTGTCCTCCAGTTCCCCGTCGCCGCGCCCGGCGCTGACATAGCAGCCGAAAATACAGCCGCAGTCAATCATCCGCTGCCGGAATTCCTCGGAGGTCAGCCGCTGCGCATTCTCGCCGGTATATCCGACGTGGAAACCGTAGAAGCATTTTCCCGCGTGCAGCTGCCGCAGCGCACAGTTTGCTTCATCCTCCCCACAGCCCGCAGACATATCGACGGACAGAATCAGGTTCGGCGTTTTCATCAGCTGTTCCTTATTCCGGTCAAAGATAAAGTTGGGCGTCACCGCCGCAAAAAAGCAGCATTCTTCATGATTTTGGCAAAGCTCCAGAATCTGCCCCAGCCGTTCAGTGGAATCCCCAATCTGAAAAACATAGGTATAGATGCCGAGGGAAACGGCGTCTGAAACGATTTCGTCCACCCGGCGCAGCCCCAGCGAATCCGCATGGTCCGGACCGCATTCAAACCGCAGCAGCCACGGGAGCTTTCGCTTTACGGCGGCTTCCTTCGTCCGAAGGATCTCCGCTCCGTAATTCAGGCAGCTGTACCCGAAATTCAGGCTGACGGTTTTGACCGTCTCCGCGTCAACATTCCGGATCATATTCAAAATCAGCTCATAGTACGGATTATCGGGATTTTTTAAAACCTCATGAGCAATTTCAAAAAAATGCTTTTGAGCCACCGTTTTTGAAAAATTGTCGCCCATATCCGCCAGATTGCGGATACTGCGCCGGGGGTCGGACCGGATATCCCGGATTGCTTTTTCTATGACCGCGCCCACGGCGGTACGCATCATCTTATGTCTGTATTCCATTTTTTACGCTCCGTTTGCAAACCGATATTTTTACGGCATCCGCCGGCTCCGGATAAAAGTTTCGCTCCCGAAAGAAAGTGCCGGTAGTACCACTATAGAATGGATCCCCGCGGAATAAAATAGACAGTTTCAGGTTTTGTCCTGTTTTTCGACAAACAGGGGAATATGTCTAAGGAAAGGAGGGGCTCCGGTAAGGCTTCACCGGACCCACGCCAGGGGGAATTTCTCATACAAAAAAGCCGCGGACACAAGCGGTATCCGCGGCTTTTCCCGAAAGGCGCATGTCCTTTTCTGCGGTATCCCTACAAGGTGAGCGCGGCCGTCTTTCCGCCGATAAACCGAAGCAGCTCCCGCGGCGCGACTTCCACCTGCGCGCCGATTTTTCCCGCGCTGACGATGATAGCCGGCAGCTGTTCGCAGCTGCTGTCAATCACCGTTTGGAACTGCTTTTTCATCCCGACGGGCGAACAGCCGCCGCGGATGTACCCGGTCACCTTGTTGATTTCGTCCACATGGATCATTTCCACCGATTTTTCGCCCACGCTTTTGGCGGCCGCTTTCAGATTCAGCTCCTGCGCGACGGGGATGACAAACACGAAATATTCCCGGCTGGCCCCGCGGGTCACCAGCGTTTTAAAGACCCGTTCCACGTCCTGCCCCAGCTTGTGCGCCACGGAAACGCCGTCGATCTTTCCGTCCTCATGGTCGTAAAAATAGTGGTTGTACGAAATTTTCGCCTGGTCCAGAATCCGCATGACATTCGTTTTATTGTTGTCCTTTGCCATTCTCAATCTGCCTTTCGCCGCCGTAACGGAATTACTGCTCTATTTTCCATTTGATTCCCTGCGGAGTATCCTCCAGAACCACATGGCGGGCCTTCAGCTCGTCGCGGATTTTGTCCGCGGTCGCCCAGTCCTTGTTCTTTCGGGCCTCTGTGCGTTCCGCAATCAGCTTTTCAATTTCCTCATCGAGCGCGGATTCCTTTTTGACATAGAGCAGGCCGAGCACGTCGGCAAGCTCCTGGAACAGGTTCAGCGCGAAACGGCACAGCTCCTTTGACGGCGCGGTGGAAACGTTCAGGCTGGAATTGATGTCGCGCGCCAGATCGAACAAAGCGGAAAGCGCGTCGGCGGTGTTCAGGTCGTCCTCCATCGCTTCGATGAAGTGGTCCTCATACTCGCTCAGCCTGCGGCGGACGTCGTGCTCGCCCTGCTTTTCGCCGGAGGGCGCGTGCTCCATCAGGAATTTCAGATTGTCGCGGCAGTTGTAAAGTCTTTCCAGCGCCGCCTGGCACTGTTCGATAACCTCCGTGCTGTAGTTGATGGGCGTGCGGTAATGCGAGGCGACCATCAGGTAGCGGATCGGCTCATAGCCGTACCGCTCGGCAACGTCGCGCACCGTAAAGAAATTGTTGAGGCTCTTGCTCATCTTGCGGTTGTCCACATTGATGTAGCCGTTGTGCATCCAATAATTGGCGAAAGGCACATTGTTACAACATTCGCTCTGCGCAATCTCGTTCTCGTGGTGAGGGAAGATCAGGTCCTGACCGCCGCAGTGGATATCGATGGTTTCGCCCAGATAGCGGCGCGCCATGGCGGAGCACTCGATGTGCCAGCCGGGCCTGCCCTCTCCCCAGGGAGAAAGCCAGCTGGGTTCGCCCGGCTTGGAGCCCTTCCAGAGGGCAAAGTCCATGGCATCCTCTTTGATTTCCCCGGTGGCAATGCGCGCGCCGGCCTGCAGGTCCTCCAGCGGCTGGTGGGAAAGCTTGCCGTAGCCCGCGTCCTTTTTGGTGCGGAAATACACGTCGCCGTTTTCAGCGGGATAAGCGTAGCCCTTTTCGATCAGATCGGAAATAATGCTGATAATCTCGTCGATATTCTGGGTCGCGAGTGGATGGATGGTCGCGGGGCGGACGTTCAGCCCCTTCGCGTCGGTCTTATACTCCTCGATATACCGTTCGGAAACCGTCAGGTAGTCCGTGCCCTCATCCTTTGCCTTGTTGATGATCTTGTCGTCGATGTCGGTAAAGTTCTGGACGAAAATCACCTTCATGCCGCGGTACTCAAAATAACGGCGCAGCACGTCAAACACACAAATCGGCCGCGCGTTGCCGATATGGATGTAATTGTACACCGTAGGGCCGCACGCGTAAATTTTGACTTCCCCCACAGTAAGCGGAACGAACTCTTCTTTCTGTCGCGTCAGCGTGTTATAAATTTTCATCTTCTTTTTCCTCTCTTTTTCCGAGCGCTTCTTCAAGCAGATTTTGTATGTTCTTCAATCTTACTTCCATCTGGCAAAGCTCCTGCGCAACCGGGTCCGCAACATGGATCTGGTCCAGATTGCACGGCCTGACGCCGTTCAGGCGGACAATCCGCGCCGGTACACCCACCGCCGTGGCGTTGTCCGGCACCTCGTCCAGCACCACCGCGCCCGCCGCCACACGGGCGTTGTTCCCTACGCGGAACGGGCCGAGCACCTTCGCGCCCGAACCGACCATCACATTGTCGCCGAGGGTGGGATGGCGCTTGCCATGGTCCTTGCCGGTGCCGCCGAGCGTCACGCCCTGGTACAGTGTGCAGTTGTCGCCGATGACGGTGGTTTCGCCGATCACCACGCCCATGCCGTGGTCAATGAACAGCCCTTTTCCGATCTGCGCGCCGGGGTGGATCTCGATCCCGGTTTTATGCCGCGCCCGCTGCGATAAATACCGCGCGATGAATTTCATGTTACGCTGGTAAAACCAGTGCGCCCTGCGATAGGCACGGACCGCCTTGAAGCCGGAATAAAGGAAATACACCTCCAGCCGCGACCTTGCCGCCGGGTCGCGGTCCATCACCGAATCAAGTTCTTCTTTCAGATTGTTAAACATACCTGCCTCCAATAAAAAAGCCGCCCACGTCCCCAAAAAGGGACGGAGGCGGTCATTGTACCGCGGTTCCACTCCGTTTTATCACTATATCAGCGGTTAACGG
Proteins encoded in this region:
- a CDS encoding HD-GYP domain-containing protein encodes the protein MPNIAASAPIAYFIAKILVMENGVYLVLFIMLPLLLARYSFVLYLDAKANYYNMVKTLTAALEAKDKYTEGHAHRVEEYAEMIARKMHYHPGDIDDIKVAALLHDVGKIGIDEKILNKPGPLTPEERAVIMTHPQISASILKNVKLNDAIREAILHHHERYDGGGYPDHTKGGEISTAVYIIGVADAYDAMTSDRPYCASMPVERVVEILKEESGKQFHPKVVCAFLEVLREQGVIS
- the ybaK gene encoding Cys-tRNA(Pro) deacylase; its protein translation is MAKDNNKTNVMRILDQAKISYNHYFYDHEDGKIDGVSVAHKLGQDVERVFKTLVTRGASREYFVFVIPVAQELNLKAAAKSVGEKSVEMIHVDEINKVTGYIRGGCSPVGMKKQFQTVIDSSCEQLPAIIVSAGKIGAQVEVAPRELLRFIGGKTAALTL
- the cysS gene encoding cysteine--tRNA ligase encodes the protein MKIYNTLTRQKEEFVPLTVGEVKIYACGPTVYNYIHIGNARPICVFDVLRRYFEYRGMKVIFVQNFTDIDDKIINKAKDEGTDYLTVSERYIEEYKTDAKGLNVRPATIHPLATQNIDEIISIISDLIEKGYAYPAENGDVYFRTKKDAGYGKLSHQPLEDLQAGARIATGEIKEDAMDFALWKGSKPGEPSWLSPWGEGRPGWHIECSAMARRYLGETIDIHCGGQDLIFPHHENEIAQSECCNNVPFANYWMHNGYINVDNRKMSKSLNNFFTVRDVAERYGYEPIRYLMVASHYRTPINYSTEVIEQCQAALERLYNCRDNLKFLMEHAPSGEKQGEHDVRRRLSEYEDHFIEAMEDDLNTADALSALFDLARDINSSLNVSTAPSKELCRFALNLFQELADVLGLLYVKKESALDEEIEKLIAERTEARKNKDWATADKIRDELKARHVVLEDTPQGIKWKIEQ
- the cysE gene encoding serine O-acetyltransferase, translating into MFNNLKEELDSVMDRDPAARSRLEVYFLYSGFKAVRAYRRAHWFYQRNMKFIARYLSQRARHKTGIEIHPGAQIGKGLFIDHGMGVVIGETTVIGDNCTLYQGVTLGGTGKDHGKRHPTLGDNVMVGSGAKVLGPFRVGNNARVAAGAVVLDEVPDNATAVGVPARIVRLNGVRPCNLDQIHVADPVAQELCQMEVRLKNIQNLLEEALGKREEKEDENL